DNA sequence from the Gloeocapsa sp. PCC 73106 genome:
GTTTTATTTAATGTAATATGATGTCGGGAAAAATTAAGATAGAAATTACTGAATCAGAAACATTTTTGCTAGAGTTGCTGAAATCAGAAAAAAATGCCAAAAACCAGGCAAAGTTACAAGTGTTATACTGGCTAAAAACTAGACAAGTTGAGAGTGGAGGCCATTTAGCAGGATTGTCAGGACATCACCAAACCACAATATCAAGATGGTTAACTAAATATCGAAATGGCGGGCTAGAGGAACTCTTGGGAAGAAAAGAAGGTTCAGGAAAAAAAGGAATAATCTCTACGGAAGCGATCGCCTCATTAAAAGAGGAACTAAAAGATAATGAAGGATTTTCAAGTTATAAAGAGATACAAAAGTGGTTAAAATTATTTTATGAGCAGGAAATATCTTATAGTGCT
Encoded proteins:
- a CDS encoding helix-turn-helix domain-containing protein, with product MMSGKIKIEITESETFLLELLKSEKNAKNQAKLQVLYWLKTRQVESGGHLAGLSGHHQTTISRWLTKYRNGGLEELLGRKEGSGKKGIISTEAIASLKEELKDNEGFSSYKEIQKWLKLFYEQEISYSAIHKLVRYKLKAKLKVPRPVNIKQKKGVKEEFKKNFQK